One genomic window of Borreliella garinii includes the following:
- a CDS encoding rhodanese-like domain-containing protein yields the protein MNYIKFIVLVVLLFFYIWVFIILRMKRANLFLLEKIKNGAKILDIRSPKEYSKSHYFKSINIPFNNLFAKKDKLGDFESQIIVYGKSFNKSYEAKKVLKSMGFKNVFVAGTLKDMPQAKKEEVS from the coding sequence ATGAATTATATAAAATTTATAGTATTAGTAGTTCTGCTTTTTTTTTATATTTGGGTTTTTATTATCCTTAGGATGAAAAGGGCTAATCTATTTTTGTTGGAAAAAATCAAAAATGGAGCAAAAATTTTAGATATTCGATCTCCCAAAGAATATAGTAAGTCTCATTATTTTAAATCGATCAACATTCCTTTTAATAATTTATTTGCTAAAAAAGATAAATTGGGTGATTTTGAGTCCCAAATAATTGTTTATGGTAAAAGTTTTAATAAATCTTATGAGGCTAAAAAAGTTTTAAAAAGCATGGGATTTAAGAATGTGTTTGTAGCTGGTACTTTGAAAGACATGCCACAAGCTAAAAAAGAAGAAGTTAGTTGA
- the udk gene encoding uridine kinase has protein sequence MAKIIGISGGSGSGKTTVVSKISEFIPEFVLISQDNYYKSVGDYEYEFSKVNFDHPDAFDNNLFYEHLKNLKKNSPIDMPLYDFINHKRQLKTVMVVPTPVIIVEGIMIFVEERVRNLIDLKIYIDTPNDIRFIRRLKRDISKRGRTLESVIDQYLNTTRWGYYRFIEPTKEYADLIIPEGGHNDKALYVLSTFLKSLSKEGLDFV, from the coding sequence ATGGCTAAGATTATTGGGATATCTGGTGGTTCTGGAAGCGGAAAAACTACAGTTGTAAGCAAGATTAGTGAGTTTATTCCAGAGTTTGTCCTTATTTCTCAAGATAATTATTATAAGAGTGTGGGTGATTATGAATATGAGTTTTCTAAGGTGAATTTTGATCATCCGGATGCTTTTGATAATAATTTATTTTATGAACATCTGAAAAATTTAAAAAAAAATAGCCCAATAGATATGCCTCTTTACGACTTTATTAATCATAAAAGACAACTTAAAACGGTTATGGTTGTTCCAACTCCCGTTATTATTGTTGAAGGTATTATGATTTTTGTTGAAGAGAGAGTAAGAAATTTAATAGATCTTAAAATATATATTGACACCCCAAATGATATTAGATTTATTAGGCGTTTAAAGAGAGATATTTCCAAAAGGGGACGTACTTTAGAATCGGTTATTGATCAATATTTAAATACCACTAGATGGGGTTATTATAGATTTATTGAGCCTACCAAAGAATATGCTGATCTTATTATTCCCGAAGGAGGTCACAATGATAAAGCTCTTTATGTACTTTCAACGTTTCTTAAGTCTTTAAGTAAAGAAGGGCTAGATTTTGTCTAA
- the priA gene encoding replication restart helicase PriA, which translates to MDEHYHSTYYYEIAINIPLNKLFLYRSNLNLEIGIRVMVNFNGSNKIGIIIKKYPESEFKEKFEFKIKEIIKIIDKTKIITEHNIDLAHWISRKTFSGFGETLFFGLPKNSKSEKNQTLPSINDYPYPDHKKHLQLNNEQQNIYKEIIGSEKTNVFYLFGIPGSGKTEIFIKLCEYYLTLEQQVLFLIPEISLGYQIIKRIKYALNMHHKIYEYNSKVSNSNKNLIWNKVKNGESLIVVGIKSVLMLPFTKLKLIIMDEEHETTYKSENIPRFHSRHISFFLQKKFNAKFIMGSATPSLEAYHAMKHNQIKKILMQNKFFQSKIEDIKIINMKKEPSTISSELLYSIQKSLNEKRQSLIFINKRGYLKNLECNECGHTIYCPNCSFSLIYHKKENKLLCHYCNYKTKTASNCPKCKSKDIKYKTYGIQLVEKELKKFLPNAKIARIDSDITKIENIDSISKFENKEIDILIGTQIIAKGFNFENIKTLGIINADTGIGLPDFRSSERIFTTLSQIMGRAARFKDDNTIIIQTKNPNYYAIKCAYKNQYEEFYEQELDIRKKLNYPPFNKIIRIIFRSKNEESAKQKCWEFFEKSKEFLQEGIEHLGPSEAIMKKISKNYRYNIIYLSKSYGLLEKLVNKTREKVKLTNTVYIEIDYYPISLLI; encoded by the coding sequence ATGGATGAACATTATCATTCAACTTATTACTATGAAATTGCAATAAATATTCCTTTAAATAAACTTTTTCTTTATAGGTCTAACTTGAATCTAGAAATTGGAATAAGAGTAATGGTTAATTTTAATGGCTCCAATAAAATTGGAATAATTATTAAAAAATATCCTGAAAGCGAATTCAAAGAAAAATTTGAATTCAAAATAAAAGAAATTATTAAAATAATAGATAAAACTAAAATAATAACAGAACATAATATTGATTTAGCACATTGGATTAGTAGAAAAACATTTTCGGGATTTGGAGAAACTTTATTCTTTGGGTTGCCCAAAAATTCAAAATCTGAAAAAAATCAAACATTACCTTCAATAAATGATTATCCGTATCCGGATCATAAAAAGCACCTGCAACTAAACAACGAACAACAAAATATTTACAAAGAAATTATTGGGTCAGAAAAAACTAATGTTTTTTACCTTTTTGGAATACCTGGATCTGGAAAAACTGAAATATTTATCAAATTGTGTGAATACTACTTAACACTAGAACAACAAGTACTCTTTTTGATTCCTGAAATATCATTAGGATATCAAATAATAAAAAGAATAAAATATGCATTAAATATGCATCATAAAATTTATGAATATAACTCTAAAGTTTCAAATTCTAATAAAAATTTAATATGGAATAAAGTCAAAAATGGAGAAAGTCTGATTGTTGTTGGCATTAAAAGTGTGCTAATGCTGCCTTTTACCAAATTAAAATTAATAATTATGGACGAAGAACACGAAACTACATACAAATCTGAAAATATTCCAAGATTTCACTCAAGACACATATCATTTTTTTTGCAAAAAAAATTTAATGCTAAATTCATAATGGGAAGTGCAACACCTTCTCTTGAAGCATACCACGCAATGAAACATAACCAAATAAAGAAAATATTAATGCAAAATAAATTCTTTCAAAGCAAAATAGAAGATATAAAAATAATAAACATGAAAAAAGAACCTAGCACAATTTCATCAGAACTATTATACAGCATACAAAAAAGTTTAAATGAAAAAAGACAATCTTTAATTTTCATTAATAAAAGAGGATATTTAAAAAATCTTGAATGCAACGAATGCGGGCATACAATTTATTGTCCAAATTGCTCATTTAGTCTGATTTACCACAAAAAAGAAAACAAACTTTTATGCCACTATTGTAATTATAAAACAAAAACAGCAAGTAATTGCCCTAAATGCAAATCAAAAGACATTAAATACAAAACTTATGGAATTCAACTTGTTGAAAAAGAATTAAAAAAATTTTTGCCAAATGCAAAAATTGCAAGAATAGATTCCGATATTACAAAAATAGAAAATATAGATTCAATAAGTAAGTTCGAAAACAAAGAAATAGACATACTTATTGGAACACAAATCATTGCAAAAGGATTTAATTTTGAAAATATAAAAACATTAGGTATAATAAACGCAGATACTGGAATAGGATTGCCTGATTTTAGAAGTAGCGAAAGAATTTTTACAACACTCTCGCAGATTATGGGAAGAGCCGCAAGATTTAAAGATGATAACACAATTATAATACAAACAAAAAATCCTAATTATTATGCCATAAAATGTGCTTATAAGAACCAATATGAAGAATTTTACGAGCAAGAACTAGATATAAGAAAAAAATTAAACTATCCTCCGTTTAACAAAATTATTAGAATAATATTTAGAAGCAAAAATGAAGAATCTGCTAAACAAAAATGTTGGGAATTCTTTGAAAAATCTAAAGAATTTTTGCAAGAAGGAATTGAGCACTTGGGCCCATCAGAAGCTATTATGAAGAAAATATCTAAAAATTATAGATACAATATAATATACTTGTCAAAATCCTATGGCTTACTTGAAAAACTAGTTAACAAGACAAGAGAAAAGGTAAAACTAACAAATACTGTTTACATTGAAATAGATTATTATCCAATATCATTATTAATTTAG
- a CDS encoding uracil-DNA glycosylase family protein: protein MNNNILTKKLFLLKILTNNIEGKITENFDKINNEIKQKIEKVKNVKIYQKNENSEKTAEISIKNKNLTNLLSNSSLQEKSINDYIIIYVNKDYLDEPSRDIIIKWCKSINMHNYKIIDTIESLNLEISNKNLKAILSCEEIDFFLNQPLRIQIVRGIELRFKGIPLVFTHLPTNQIKNPELKKEIWQDLKIIKGIIKYG, encoded by the coding sequence ATGAATAACAATATTTTAACTAAAAAACTTTTTCTACTTAAAATATTGACAAATAATATCGAAGGCAAAATTACAGAAAATTTTGACAAAATAAATAATGAGATTAAACAAAAAATAGAAAAAGTTAAAAATGTTAAAATTTATCAAAAAAATGAAAATAGCGAAAAAACTGCAGAAATATCCATAAAAAACAAAAATTTAACGAACCTACTATCAAATAGTAGCTTACAAGAAAAAAGTATCAACGATTATATCATAATATATGTAAACAAAGACTATCTCGACGAACCTTCAAGGGATATTATAATAAAATGGTGCAAAAGCATAAACATGCACAATTATAAAATAATAGATACTATTGAATCACTTAACTTAGAAATCAGCAACAAAAACCTTAAAGCAATTTTATCTTGCGAAGAAATAGATTTTTTCTTAAATCAACCGCTAAGAATTCAAATTGTAAGAGGAATAGAACTAAGATTTAAAGGCATTCCATTGGTTTTTACACACCTTCCTACAAATCAAATAAAAAATCCAGAATTAAAAAAAGAAATATGGCAGGATTTAAAAATAATCAAAGGCATAATAAAATATGGATGA
- the truA gene encoding tRNA pseudouridine(38-40) synthase TruA, whose product MKKILAEIAYDGSIYHGFQIQPTKPTIQGEIEKALMKINKKKVKIHSSGRTDKGVHAKKQIITFDININIQLNNLKKALNAILLKNSIKILKLKYVKNSFHPRFNAQKRKYSYRILNSNNYYPWEGYQAHYVNKKLNISNLNQMAKILIGNHDFTTFSCIKDKSKSKFRNIYFAKFKKRGKYIIFEIIGSSFLWKMVRSIMGTMLDIEIKNESVSTFETILKSKNRNLARTTAPANALFLDKVYYE is encoded by the coding sequence ATGAAAAAAATATTAGCTGAAATCGCTTATGACGGATCTATATACCATGGATTTCAAATACAACCAACAAAGCCTACTATTCAAGGAGAAATCGAAAAAGCTCTGATGAAAATCAACAAAAAAAAAGTAAAAATTCATTCATCTGGTAGAACAGATAAAGGAGTTCATGCAAAAAAACAAATAATAACTTTTGATATTAATATCAATATTCAGCTAAATAATCTAAAAAAAGCTTTAAATGCCATATTATTAAAGAATAGTATAAAAATACTAAAACTCAAGTATGTGAAAAATTCATTTCATCCACGTTTTAATGCCCAAAAAAGAAAATACAGCTACCGTATATTAAATAGTAATAACTACTATCCCTGGGAAGGCTATCAAGCTCACTATGTAAATAAAAAACTAAACATTAGCAATTTAAACCAAATGGCTAAAATATTAATTGGAAATCATGATTTTACCACATTTTCATGCATAAAAGATAAAAGCAAATCCAAATTTAGGAATATCTATTTTGCCAAATTTAAAAAAAGAGGAAAATATATTATTTTTGAAATAATAGGATCTTCTTTTTTGTGGAAAATGGTAAGATCAATAATGGGCACAATGCTGGATATTGAAATAAAAAATGAATCAGTTTCTACTTTTGAAACAATACTAAAATCAAAAAATAGAAACCTTGCAAGAACAACTGCTCCCGCAAATGCTTTATTTTTAGACAAGGTTTACTATGAATAA
- a CDS encoding DUF2225 domain-containing protein — MKKISYFTKEKIECPICSFKFQKEELLTGSSRLIAGELKIDLKREYIKNNKYGNIYPRIYSVTVCPKCYFATFPSEFNSIPKNKKEILQNKKSERKKINAIFDDMINFNKSRTLKEGAASYILAMLCYEHLEKNHNPTLNQAKSAIRAAWTFEDLEKEEPSKNYNYLQKIFYHKAAYLYKLVIEKDKDNSEPVSSSTIFGPDTDKNYGYDSVLYLSGLLEYFYGNKDNKEYRYKQLNDIKTTLSKIAGMGKSSKEKPSILLDKIKEVYFKISKEMKNLK, encoded by the coding sequence ATGAAAAAAATATCATATTTTACAAAAGAAAAAATTGAATGCCCTATATGCTCTTTTAAGTTTCAAAAAGAAGAGCTTTTGACTGGAAGTAGTAGATTAATAGCTGGTGAGTTGAAAATTGATCTAAAAAGAGAATATATAAAAAACAACAAATATGGCAATATTTATCCTAGAATATATTCTGTAACAGTATGTCCAAAATGCTACTTTGCAACATTTCCAAGCGAATTTAATTCAATCCCTAAAAACAAAAAAGAAATTTTGCAAAATAAAAAATCCGAAAGAAAAAAAATAAATGCTATTTTTGATGACATGATTAACTTCAACAAATCTAGAACATTAAAAGAGGGGGCTGCAAGTTACATTCTTGCTATGCTATGTTATGAACATCTTGAAAAGAATCATAACCCCACTTTAAATCAAGCAAAATCAGCAATAAGGGCCGCTTGGACATTTGAAGACCTTGAAAAAGAAGAGCCGAGCAAAAACTACAATTATCTTCAAAAAATATTTTATCATAAAGCTGCATATCTTTATAAACTAGTTATTGAAAAAGATAAAGACAATTCAGAACCTGTTAGCTCATCAACCATATTTGGTCCAGATACAGATAAAAATTATGGCTATGACAGTGTTCTCTACTTATCAGGTCTTCTAGAATACTTTTATGGAAATAAGGATAATAAGGAATACAGATACAAACAATTAAACGATATAAAAACCACTCTCTCTAAAATAGCCGGAATGGGTAAATCTTCAAAAGAAAAGCCTTCAATACTTTTAGATAAAATCAAAGAAGTCTACTTTAAAATATCAAAGGAAATGAAAAATCTTAAATAA
- the acpS gene encoding holo-ACP synthase: MKSIGCDIIKVGRFKNFLENKKKLERFFTHKEIENFKLKGGSVIESLAGKFAAKESLIKALSPLLQHKIHYSLKDIEVIKSLKGNAKFYLHNEIEKFAIKMNLKLYLTISHEKEYAIAFVMVEN, translated from the coding sequence ATGAAGTCAATAGGATGTGATATAATAAAAGTTGGTAGATTCAAAAATTTTTTAGAAAATAAAAAAAAATTAGAGAGATTCTTTACACATAAAGAAATTGAAAATTTTAAATTAAAAGGGGGAAGTGTCATAGAAAGTTTAGCTGGAAAATTTGCAGCTAAAGAATCTTTAATTAAAGCATTAAGTCCACTATTGCAACATAAAATACATTATAGTCTTAAAGATATTGAGGTAATAAAATCTTTAAAAGGAAATGCAAAGTTTTATTTGCATAATGAAATTGAAAAATTTGCAATTAAAATGAATTTAAAGCTATACCTAACAATATCCCATGAAAAGGAGTACGCTATTGCATTTGTAATGGTAGAAAATTAA
- a CDS encoding YbbR-like domain-containing protein — protein sequence MKISKKITNIIKLLFDDWQNKAISILIAILMFVAFNFNKIESITTEKEFKIILNDQIALGKVPDFSKVKITIKVNKDDLKYLDLNKIILFIEASKIKIPGKYKLPIKIKNLNSIHIAEYKLSKTNVLLNLDNKISKLVKIEPKFKLIEKDGKGEYFIAKYNILPEHLLVCGPEQELKKINTIQTNVKEFDTRTLFVSDYLEVVSPNSLVMLEKSHVVINIYLNKKYSNTTIKSPNLIFNNLKNGLAIKDKEKIINPENKMFVKIKTRLSEKQIKTHVNNQNISLAFDLSSIKTPGIYNITTNIILKENINETEIYDYEPKKIKLEIIESSEIKP from the coding sequence ATGAAAATAAGCAAAAAAATAACAAATATAATAAAGTTACTATTTGATGATTGGCAAAATAAAGCTATTTCCATTTTAATAGCTATTCTAATGTTTGTAGCGTTTAATTTCAATAAAATAGAATCAATAACAACTGAGAAAGAATTCAAGATAATCTTGAATGATCAAATAGCTCTTGGGAAAGTTCCCGACTTTAGCAAAGTAAAGATTACAATAAAAGTCAACAAAGATGACTTAAAATACCTTGATCTTAATAAAATAATATTATTTATTGAAGCATCAAAAATAAAAATTCCTGGAAAATATAAACTACCAATAAAAATAAAAAATCTTAACTCAATACACATTGCAGAATATAAACTTTCAAAAACAAATGTATTGCTAAATCTTGATAACAAAATATCTAAATTAGTTAAAATAGAGCCCAAGTTTAAACTTATAGAAAAAGATGGTAAGGGAGAATATTTTATTGCAAAATACAATATATTACCTGAACATTTATTAGTATGTGGACCCGAACAAGAACTCAAAAAAATAAACACTATTCAAACCAACGTAAAAGAGTTTGATACAAGAACATTATTTGTATCAGATTATCTTGAAGTAGTTTCCCCAAATTCCCTAGTTATGCTTGAAAAAAGTCATGTAGTGATCAATATTTATTTAAACAAAAAATATTCAAATACAACAATAAAATCTCCTAACCTTATTTTTAATAATCTAAAAAATGGTCTTGCGATTAAAGATAAAGAAAAAATAATAAACCCAGAAAACAAAATGTTTGTAAAAATAAAAACAAGACTTTCTGAAAAACAAATTAAAACCCATGTAAACAATCAAAACATAAGCCTTGCTTTTGATTTATCAAGTATAAAAACCCCCGGAATTTACAACATTACCACAAATATAATTCTTAAAGAGAATATCAATGAAACAGAAATATATGATTATGAACCAAAAAAAATAAAACTAGAAATAATCGAAAGCTCGGAGATCAAGCCATGA
- the cdaA gene encoding diadenylate cyclase CdaA, which yields MIDINDLNHIKDTFSRILDLSLISILVYYIYKNVINSYSTNLLKGMLIITSIGIISYYLNLYTISWLLNYIANILPITIVILFNQEIKKIIMKIGNFNLAFKLSNKKEETLKVISEILKAVKHLSENKSGSLICIEKKIQLEQIINKGTKIDALISSELLISLFERETPLHDGAVIISKNKLKYAGSFLPLSNVDSISKAFGTRHRAGLGISENSDAITIITSEETGSISITVNAKLEYNLNLNEIRNKLNLELIE from the coding sequence ATGATAGACATAAATGATTTAAATCATATAAAAGATACTTTTTCAAGAATTTTAGATCTAAGCTTAATTAGCATCCTGGTGTACTACATATATAAAAATGTAATCAATTCTTATTCTACAAATCTACTAAAAGGAATGTTGATTATCACCTCTATAGGAATTATCTCATATTATTTAAATCTCTATACCATTAGTTGGCTGTTAAATTATATAGCTAATATACTACCAATAACAATAGTCATACTTTTTAATCAAGAAATAAAAAAAATAATAATGAAAATTGGAAATTTCAATTTAGCTTTTAAGCTTTCAAATAAAAAAGAAGAAACTTTAAAAGTTATTTCTGAAATCCTTAAAGCAGTTAAACACCTGTCTGAAAACAAATCTGGCAGCCTAATATGCATTGAAAAAAAAATACAGCTGGAGCAAATAATAAATAAAGGAACCAAAATTGATGCACTAATATCTAGTGAGCTACTAATATCACTATTTGAGCGCGAAACCCCTCTTCACGACGGAGCCGTAATAATTAGTAAAAATAAATTAAAATATGCAGGCTCATTTTTACCATTATCTAATGTTGATTCTATTAGTAAAGCATTTGGAACAAGACATAGAGCAGGACTTGGAATTTCTGAAAATTCTGATGCAATAACAATAATAACCTCCGAAGAGACCGGGTCTATTTCTATTACAGTCAATGCAAAATTGGAATACAATTTAAACTTAAATGAAATTAGAAATAAATTAAATCTCGAACTAATAGAGTAA
- a CDS encoding haloacid dehalogenase-like hydrolase, which yields MNERENIVALIFDFDNTLIYGNMQQVLFDEYCVDSCSFWKEVESLEHVYKQSGYNIISNEMIYLSHFLTYVREGFFKSLDNRALFNSGAKLRFFEGVIALFDEISEINKKLENNNSQVKIYIVSSGFRQMILGSKIAPYVSKVWACEFIDSYLMPFYELRDEKFSKNKVLSSVCYFVDHTIKTRVIFEINKGSYEKINERVPKSKREIPFKNIFYIADGFSDVPAFEILNNILNHCKNTLTVYHGNDKNAKKLFYENRVGDFAEANYSKGTKLYNWIMEKICLSCG from the coding sequence ATGAATGAAAGAGAAAATATTGTAGCTTTGATATTTGATTTTGACAATACTCTTATTTATGGTAATATGCAGCAAGTGCTTTTTGATGAGTATTGTGTTGATTCTTGTTCCTTTTGGAAAGAGGTTGAAAGCTTAGAGCATGTTTATAAGCAAAGCGGTTATAATATAATTTCTAATGAAATGATATATTTATCTCATTTTTTAACCTATGTAAGAGAGGGGTTTTTTAAAAGTCTAGATAATAGAGCATTATTTAATTCAGGTGCTAAGTTAAGATTTTTTGAAGGGGTTATTGCTTTATTTGATGAGATATCTGAAATAAATAAGAAGTTGGAAAATAATAATTCGCAGGTTAAAATTTATATTGTTTCAAGCGGGTTTAGACAAATGATTTTGGGAAGCAAAATTGCGCCTTATGTGAGCAAAGTGTGGGCATGTGAGTTTATAGACTCTTATTTGATGCCTTTTTATGAGCTTAGAGATGAAAAATTTTCTAAAAATAAAGTTTTAAGCAGTGTTTGTTACTTTGTAGATCATACAATAAAAACCAGAGTTATTTTTGAAATTAATAAAGGTTCTTATGAGAAGATTAATGAGAGAGTTCCAAAGAGTAAAAGAGAAATTCCTTTTAAAAATATATTTTATATTGCAGATGGATTTAGTGATGTTCCGGCATTTGAAATTTTAAATAATATTTTAAATCATTGTAAAAATACCTTGACAGTGTATCATGGAAATGATAAAAATGCAAAAAAATTGTTTTATGAGAATAGAGTTGGAGATTTTGCTGAGGCTAATTACAGTAAGGGCACTAAACTGTATAATTGGATAATGGAGAAAATTTGTTTGAGCTGTGGTTAA
- a CDS encoding AI-2E family transporter: MFKDLNTNQGLRPWRVESVFYFIVIVLIFIGAFKIAEAVFKPLAISIVLGFLVYPVYTFLARFKVPKFLIVFIIFFLLFSFSYLIFSFVYYSVTVLMRQLPYYQNQLAFIMKDVLSRYKVDSSVINDINFSGYIYPFLTRASNEIIGFTSSLVVVFLLLYFLLSEIHVFGMKLDKAFKKRVSTRFIGALDTINNQIGKYLGIKILMSCLTGILVFIGLTLFGQDFPLVWAVLTFVFNFIPSIGSILAVFFIVITSLIQFYPNLNIVLYIFIYNTSVQMLIGNILEPKMQGKRLDISPFLLLCFLFFWGWLWGIVGLLIAYPFTVIVKVIVDNVSWLKSFSVFLGGSEILSNIRHFSGKDKEI; the protein is encoded by the coding sequence ATGTTTAAAGATTTAAATACAAATCAAGGGTTAAGGCCTTGGAGAGTAGAATCTGTTTTTTATTTTATTGTCATAGTGTTAATATTTATTGGGGCTTTTAAAATAGCAGAAGCCGTATTTAAACCTTTGGCTATTTCCATAGTGTTGGGATTTTTAGTTTATCCCGTTTATACTTTTTTAGCAAGATTTAAAGTTCCAAAATTTTTAATAGTTTTTATTATATTTTTTTTATTATTTTCTTTTTCTTATTTGATTTTTAGTTTTGTTTATTACAGTGTTACTGTTTTAATGAGACAATTACCCTATTATCAAAATCAATTGGCATTTATTATGAAAGATGTGCTTAGTCGCTATAAAGTTGATAGCTCTGTTATTAATGATATTAATTTTTCTGGCTACATTTATCCTTTTTTAACAAGAGCTTCTAATGAGATTATTGGATTTACAAGTAGTTTAGTAGTGGTTTTTTTGTTGTTGTATTTTCTGCTTTCAGAAATCCATGTTTTTGGAATGAAACTTGATAAAGCTTTTAAAAAGCGAGTATCTACTAGATTTATTGGGGCTCTAGATACGATTAATAATCAAATTGGCAAATATTTGGGGATAAAAATTCTTATGAGCTGTTTAACAGGTATTTTAGTGTTTATTGGATTAACTTTGTTTGGACAAGATTTTCCTCTTGTTTGGGCAGTTCTTACCTTTGTTTTCAATTTTATTCCTAGCATTGGATCTATATTAGCTGTGTTTTTTATTGTAATAACATCTTTAATTCAATTTTATCCAAATTTAAACATAGTGCTTTATATTTTTATATACAATACTTCCGTTCAAATGTTGATTGGAAATATTCTTGAGCCAAAAATGCAGGGAAAAAGACTTGATATCTCACCATTTTTGCTCTTATGTTTTTTGTTTTTTTGGGGATGGCTTTGGGGCATTGTGGGCCTTTTAATAGCCTATCCTTTTACTGTGATTGTAAAGGTAATAGTTGATAATGTAAGTTGGTTAAAGTCTTTTTCCGTATTTTTAGGTGGTTCTGAGATTTTAAGCAATATTAGGCATTTTTCAGGCAAAGATAAGGAGATTTGA
- the trpS gene encoding tryptophan--tRNA ligase, with translation MKRKVMLTGDRPTGALHLGHYVGSVVNRLKFQEKYETYFIIADLHTLTTKPDLKSINTIPFNVREMVLDYLACGINPNKVSIYLQSAIPELFELYLIFSMIVTVARLQRIPSIKDMSIAAGLKEIPYGLLGYPVLMSADILMAKANLVPVGRDNESHIEFARELARRFNHLYENNFFPIPESVFTDSSPLVGICGKNKMSKSLDNAIFLKDDENLLEKKIMSMYTDPNRIRADIPGNVEGNPVFIYHTIFNSNHEEVEDLKSRYKKGKVGDVEVKKKLFLALNSFLKPIRDKRSFYEAKKKDYIDEIIFNGTSKARFIANKVVKEVKDLVGLSKTWNGIKSSVEKQKNE, from the coding sequence TTGAAAAGAAAGGTTATGCTTACTGGAGATAGACCTACTGGTGCTCTTCATTTAGGGCACTATGTGGGATCTGTAGTAAATCGACTAAAATTTCAAGAAAAGTATGAAACGTATTTTATTATAGCCGATTTGCACACTTTGACTACAAAACCCGATTTAAAAAGTATTAATACAATACCTTTTAATGTTAGAGAAATGGTTTTAGATTATCTTGCTTGCGGGATTAATCCTAATAAGGTTAGTATATATTTGCAATCAGCCATACCCGAGCTCTTTGAGCTTTATTTAATATTTTCAATGATTGTTACTGTTGCGCGTTTGCAAAGGATTCCAAGTATAAAGGATATGAGCATTGCGGCTGGACTCAAGGAGATTCCTTATGGTCTTTTGGGATATCCTGTTCTTATGAGTGCAGATATTTTAATGGCGAAGGCAAATTTAGTTCCCGTTGGGCGTGATAATGAATCTCATATTGAATTTGCAAGAGAACTTGCAAGAAGGTTTAATCATTTGTACGAAAATAATTTCTTTCCAATACCCGAATCTGTTTTTACAGATTCTAGTCCTTTGGTAGGTATTTGTGGTAAAAATAAAATGAGCAAGAGTCTTGATAATGCAATTTTTTTAAAAGATGATGAAAATTTGTTAGAAAAAAAAATTATGTCTATGTATACAGATCCAAATAGAATAAGGGCAGATATTCCCGGTAATGTTGAAGGTAATCCTGTTTTTATTTATCACACTATTTTTAATAGTAATCATGAAGAAGTTGAAGATCTTAAAAGTAGGTATAAGAAGGGCAAAGTAGGTGATGTTGAGGTTAAGAAGAAATTGTTTTTAGCTTTGAATAGCTTTTTAAAGCCAATCAGGGATAAAAGAAGTTTTTATGAAGCCAAAAAAAAAGATTACATTGATGAAATTATTTTTAATGGTACAAGCAAGGCAAGGTTTATTGCAAATAAAGTAGTAAAAGAGGTTAAAGATTTAGTAGGACTTTCAAAAACTTGGAATGGGATAAAGTCTAGTGTTGAAAAACAAAAAA